In Flagellatimonas centrodinii, a single window of DNA contains:
- the astC gene encoding acetylornithine/succinylornithine family transaminase, with protein sequence MSVTRQTFDQHMVPNYQPAEIIPVRGQGSRWWDQAGREYVDLAGGIAVTSLGHAHPALVDALTHQAQQLWHLSNVMTNEPALRLARLLTTHTFADRVFFCNSGAEANEAALKLARRYGNLRAPGKHRIIACVNSFHGRTLFTVTVGGQPKYTHGFEPLPPQIDHVPYNDLPALEAAMGPDVCAFIVEPIQGEGGVMPAAPGYLEAAAALCRQHQALLIFDEVQTGNGRTGGLYAYQQAGVVPDVLTTAKGMGGGFPIGAMLTTEALAATLSVGTHGSTYGGNPLGCAVAEAVLTEVLSEALMQNVADRHQQLVAGLEALGSRFGLWTGVRGQGLLLGAPLVAAWQGKAGQLAAAALRHGVWVLVAGPDVLRFAPALNITAADVDEGLQRLGTACAAVLGDTA encoded by the coding sequence ATGAGCGTCACCCGCCAGACTTTCGACCAGCACATGGTCCCCAACTACCAGCCTGCCGAGATCATCCCGGTGCGCGGTCAGGGGTCGCGCTGGTGGGACCAGGCCGGTCGCGAGTACGTCGATCTCGCCGGCGGCATTGCGGTGACCTCGCTAGGTCATGCCCATCCGGCCCTGGTGGACGCGTTGACCCATCAGGCGCAGCAGCTCTGGCACCTGTCCAACGTGATGACCAACGAACCGGCCTTGCGGCTGGCCCGGTTGCTGACCACGCACACGTTCGCCGATCGGGTGTTCTTCTGCAATTCCGGCGCCGAGGCGAACGAGGCGGCGCTCAAGCTGGCGCGTCGCTACGGCAACCTGCGGGCGCCCGGCAAGCATCGCATCATTGCCTGCGTGAACAGCTTTCACGGTCGCACGCTGTTCACGGTCACCGTCGGTGGACAGCCCAAATACACCCACGGGTTCGAGCCGTTGCCGCCGCAGATCGACCATGTGCCCTACAACGACCTGCCGGCGCTGGAGGCGGCGATGGGCCCCGACGTTTGTGCGTTTATCGTCGAGCCGATCCAGGGTGAGGGCGGTGTGATGCCGGCAGCGCCGGGCTATCTGGAGGCGGCTGCGGCCCTGTGCCGGCAGCATCAGGCACTGCTGATCTTTGACGAGGTGCAGACCGGAAACGGCCGTACCGGGGGCCTATACGCCTATCAGCAGGCCGGGGTGGTGCCGGATGTGCTGACGACCGCCAAGGGGATGGGCGGCGGCTTCCCGATCGGCGCGATGCTGACCACCGAGGCGCTCGCCGCCACCCTCAGCGTTGGCACCCATGGCTCCACTTATGGGGGCAATCCACTCGGCTGCGCGGTGGCCGAGGCGGTGCTGACGGAAGTGCTGTCGGAGGCGCTGATGCAGAACGTCGCCGACCGCCACCAGCAGCTGGTGGCGGGGCTTGAGGCGCTCGGCAGCCGCTTCGGGCTGTGGACCGGTGTTCGCGGCCAGGGACTGCTGCTGGGCGCGCCGCTGGTGGCGGCGTGGCAGGGCAAGGCCGGGCAGTTGGCCGCGGCGGCCCTGCGTCATGGCGTCTGGGTGCTGGTGGCTGGCCCCGATGTCCTGCGGTTCGCGCCGGCCCTCAACATTACCGCGGCCGATGTTGACGAGGGCCTGCAGCGGCTCGGCACCGCGTGCGCCGCGGTGTTGGGGGATACCGCCTAG
- the plsX gene encoding phosphate acyltransferase PlsX has product MASSIILAIDAMSGDHGLQTTVPAALMALRQHPDCDLVLVGDVAQLERALERVSPELRARLHLQPASEVVGMDESPSKALRGKKDSSMRVAIDLVKDGRAHAAVSAGNTGALMATARFVLKTLPGIDRPAIVSALPSVRGHTYMLDLGANAECSAEQLFQFAVMGSAMVTALNGIDRPRVALLNIGEEEIKGNETIKAAAALLQASALNYVGYVEGDGIFHADVDVVVADGFVGNVALKTGEGVARLLTHFLREAFTRSALTKLLALAVRPVLRQFADRVDPRLHNGASLLGLNGIVIKSHGGADEVAFANAIGVAVREVRQDLTGRISGLLARAQR; this is encoded by the coding sequence ATGGCCTCCTCCATCATTCTCGCGATTGATGCCATGAGCGGCGACCACGGTCTACAGACGACCGTGCCCGCCGCGCTGATGGCCCTGCGCCAGCACCCGGATTGCGACCTGGTGCTGGTCGGTGATGTTGCCCAGCTTGAACGCGCCCTGGAGCGCGTTTCCCCCGAATTGCGTGCGCGCCTGCATCTCCAGCCTGCCTCCGAAGTGGTGGGCATGGACGAATCGCCGTCGAAAGCCCTTCGCGGCAAGAAGGATTCCTCGATGCGGGTCGCCATCGACCTCGTCAAGGACGGGCGGGCACATGCCGCGGTGTCGGCCGGCAATACCGGTGCCCTGATGGCGACCGCACGCTTCGTGCTCAAGACGCTTCCGGGCATTGATCGGCCGGCGATCGTGTCGGCATTGCCCTCGGTACGTGGCCATACCTACATGCTCGACCTCGGCGCCAACGCCGAATGCTCGGCCGAGCAGCTGTTTCAGTTTGCCGTCATGGGGTCGGCGATGGTGACGGCGCTCAACGGTATTGACCGACCTCGGGTGGCGCTCCTCAATATCGGCGAGGAAGAGATCAAGGGCAACGAGACGATCAAGGCGGCTGCGGCCTTGTTGCAGGCGTCGGCGCTCAATTACGTGGGCTATGTCGAGGGCGACGGTATCTTTCATGCCGATGTCGATGTGGTCGTTGCAGATGGCTTTGTCGGCAACGTGGCCCTGAAAACCGGCGAGGGGGTTGCTCGCCTGCTGACCCACTTCCTGCGCGAAGCCTTTACCCGCAGTGCCTTGACCAAGCTGTTGGCGCTGGCAGTTCGCCCGGTGCTGCGTCAATTTGCAGATCGGGTTGATCCACGGCTTCATAACGGTGCCAGCCTGTTGGGATTGAACGGCATCGTCATCAAGTCGCACGGCGGGGCCGACGAGGTGGCGTTTGCCAATGCCATCGGGGTGGCGGTACGCGAAGTTCGCCAGGACCTGACCGGGCGCATCAGCGGACTGCTGGCACGGGCCCAGCGCTGA
- the rpmF gene encoding 50S ribosomal protein L32, producing MAIQQNRKTRSKRGHRRSHDALTPPALSVDPTSGETHLRHHVTADGYYRGRKVIEKSSPDLSDDA from the coding sequence ATGGCCATTCAACAAAATCGCAAGACCCGTTCCAAGCGCGGACACCGTCGCTCGCACGACGCGCTGACGCCGCCGGCGCTGTCGGTTGATCCGACGTCGGGTGAGACGCATCTGCGCCATCACGTGACCGCCGACGGTTACTACCGTGGCCGCAAGGTCATCGAGAAGTCCTCGCCGGATCTCAGCGACGACGCCTGA
- a CDS encoding YceD family protein has protein sequence MERLADVTSAGISLLAAPEVSLRFSRERGHATVHLNVSAACELRCERCEATYAWPLALAPALRLVDSDAAEQASLADADPVRVDDDELVPARVVEQEILLSLPVVSRCPACEAALAEEEPESAQAPTHRPFAALLKRS, from the coding sequence GTGGAACGTCTTGCGGACGTCACTTCGGCCGGCATCAGCCTGCTGGCGGCGCCCGAGGTGTCATTGCGATTTTCCCGGGAACGGGGGCACGCCACCGTACATCTGAATGTGTCGGCGGCCTGTGAATTGCGATGCGAGCGCTGTGAGGCGACGTACGCATGGCCGTTGGCGTTGGCGCCGGCCTTGCGGTTGGTCGACAGTGATGCGGCGGAGCAGGCCAGTCTGGCCGATGCCGATCCGGTTCGCGTCGATGACGATGAACTGGTGCCCGCAAGGGTGGTGGAGCAGGAGATTCTGCTCAGCCTGCCAGTGGTGTCGCGGTGCCCGGCCTGTGAGGCGGCGCTCGCTGAAGAAGAACCGGAGTCGGCGCAGGCGCCGACTCATCGGCCGTTCGCAGCCTTGCTGAAACGGTCATAA
- a CDS encoding Maf family protein, translating into MPASPPAPLLLASGSRYRAELLRRLQLPFTATDVDIDETAAPGEAASPLALRLAEAKSAAGARQHPSAVVIGSDQTVDCDGVVLGKPGTLARARAQLLRMSGRAVRFHTAVCLRHGQRVAVFADTTIATLRPLDAADIDRYLAREPALDCAGSFRCEALGITLFESLESRDPTALIGLPLIGLSSLLRQFGYQLP; encoded by the coding sequence ATGCCTGCATCCCCCCCGGCGCCCCTGCTGCTGGCCTCCGGTTCCCGCTATCGCGCCGAGCTTCTGAGACGCCTGCAACTCCCGTTTACCGCGACCGACGTCGATATCGATGAAACGGCGGCCCCCGGGGAAGCCGCCAGCCCGCTGGCCCTGCGCCTGGCCGAGGCCAAGTCGGCGGCGGGGGCCCGGCAGCACCCCAGCGCGGTGGTCATCGGCTCCGACCAGACGGTCGACTGCGACGGCGTCGTGCTCGGCAAGCCCGGCACCCTGGCGCGAGCCCGTGCCCAGTTGCTGCGCATGTCCGGGCGCGCCGTTCGCTTCCACACCGCCGTCTGTCTTCGCCATGGGCAGCGGGTGGCGGTCTTTGCCGACACCACCATCGCCACCCTGCGGCCGCTCGACGCGGCCGACATCGACCGCTATCTGGCCCGCGAGCCGGCCCTCGACTGTGCCGGCAGTTTCCGCTGCGAGGCGCTGGGCATCACGCTGTTCGAGTCGCTGGAGAGCCGTGACCCGACCGCCCTGATCGGGCTACCGCTGATCGGGCTGTCATCGCTGCTACGCCAGTTCGGCTATCAACTGCCCTGA